The Solibacillus sp. FSL R7-0668 genome includes the window TGAAATTATAGCCTGTGTGGAAACTTTTCCATACAGGCTTTTTTAGAAGGATTTGGAGTGAAAGTGGGAGAAAACTCTACGAAGCGTTGGTTGTTGAGCAAAAGAATTCAATGTAAGGTAGAGAAGTGGAGGGATATTGATGAATAACGAAAAAATAGGGCTGCTCATTTTGACATTGCGTAAAGATAAGGGACTCACACAAAGGCAATTAGCCGATGCCCTACATTTATCCGACCGAACGATATCAAAATGGGAGCGTGGTCAAGGGTGCCCAGATATTACACTGCTAGCACATTTATCAACGATTCTCGAAGTAAATATCGAAACACTACTCGGTGGTGAAATTCAATCGAATGATTTTGTAGGAGGAAACATGAAAAAATCAACATATTATGTTTGTCCAAGCTGTATGAATATTGGACTTTCAACAGGGAATTTTGAAGTTGCCTGCTGTGGTCGGAAAATAGAAGCTCTGGAAGCTGTTAAAGCAACAGATACTCAAAAATTAGCAGTAGAAGAAATTGATATGCAATGGTCAATTACTGCCGAACATCCGATGACCAAGGAGCATTATGTATCATTTGTAGCCTTTGCAACAGGCGATCAAATTCAGCTCTAC containing:
- a CDS encoding helix-turn-helix domain-containing protein translates to MNNEKIGLLILTLRKDKGLTQRQLADALHLSDRTISKWERGQGCPDITLLAHLSTILEVNIETLLGGEIQSNDFVGGNMKKSTYYVCPSCMNIGLSTGNFEVACCGRKIEALEAVKATDTQKLAVEEIDMQWSITAEHPMTKEHYVSFVAFATGDQIQLYKQFPEWALQVHIPKKKHGILLWFDTRDGLFYQYI